A genomic segment from Pelobates fuscus isolate aPelFus1 chromosome 7, aPelFus1.pri, whole genome shotgun sequence encodes:
- the INKA1 gene encoding PAK4-inhibitor INKA1 — MQKTRLDSLTLQLRSELLYMKESGSSLTAQMECMFRVLQDLKRSSPPSPVDKEETPVPPLRRVLKRDHRPGHRTSDLSEADSACCMDLPSETSPVTCGQRGLEWDSGYSEVSGGSLRGEEEEEEEEEVEKIPAPPVMRRNLLPPCQRLSSAGPLRPSQGRVRPKSTSDVCLEQWGGIGMGVGSQDWTGCLLSQCRSRQPLVLGDNSFADLVKQWMDLPEKGEEDERRARDASKWLNKPHGFLVSLSGNVKRRLGNISRTRGRPEQESVKRLSCPQLGCRPLSLYYHQSLSDIAEASTGLLHCRSRQPIICSDNARFL, encoded by the coding sequence CTGTACATGAAGGAGTCTGGTTCCTCTCTCACTGCACAAATGGAGTGTATGTTTCGTGTCCTCCAGGACTTAAAGCGTTCTTCACCACCTTCACCTGTGGATAAAGAGGAGACACCGGTGCCGCCTCTTCGCAGAGTTCTCAAACGAGATCACCGTCCTGGTCACCGAACATCTGACTTATCTGAAGCAGACTCTGCATGTTGTATGGATCTCCCAAGTGAAACATCTCCAGTGACTTGTGGGCAACGGGGACTGGAATGGGACTCAGGATATTCTGAAGTGTCTGGGGGCTCTTTgcggggagaggaagaggaggaggaagaagaagaagtagAGAAGATTCCCGCTCCTCCTGTAATGCGACGGAATCTTCTTCCCCCTTGTCAGCGCCTCTCCTCTGCTGGACCTCTCCGTCCAAGCCAAGGGAGGGTACGGCCCAAGTCCACATCAGATGTTTGCTTAGAACAATGGGGGGGTATCGGAATGGGAGTTGGTTCTCAGGACTGGACAGGATGTCTTCTTTCCCAGTGCCGAAGTCGCCAACCATTGGTTTTAGGGGACAATAGCTTTGCAGACTTGGTCAAGCAATGGATGGACTTGCCAGAAAAAGGGGAGGAAGATGAGAGACGGGCCAGAGATGCTAGTAAATGGTTAAACAAGCCCCATGGTTTCCTAGTCAGCCTGTCTGGTAATGTGAAAAGGCGGCTTGGCAATATATCCAGAACTCGAGGCCGCCCGGAACAAGAAAGTGTCAAAAGACTATCTTGTCCCCAGTTGGGCTGCCGGCCACTCTCTCTGTACTATCACCAGTCTCTTTCAGATATTGCAGAGGCATCTACGGGCCTATTACACTGCCGCAGCAGGCAGCCAATCATATGCAGCGACAATGCAAGATTCCTATAG